The following is a genomic window from Micrococcus cohnii.
ACTGGTGCGCGAGCACTGCCAGCAGATCGTGTCCATCCCGATCAGCTCCTCGATGGAGTCGCTCAACGCATCGATGGCCGTGGGAATCTCCCTGTATGAGATCGCGGTGCAGCGCGGGACGGGACGCGGCGCCGCCGAGTGAGTGCGGCCCCGACTCCGGCGCGCCCGCTGTTCCCCCGTCACGGCCCGGGCGGTAGCGTCGGCCCCGTGGAATCGCCGCAGAACCTCGCCGTCTCTGAGAACCGCCCCGTGAGCGCCGCCCCGCGGCCGGACACGATCACCGGCCGCATCCCGGTCACGGACGTGCAGCCGGTCGTCCAGGAGGGCCGGTTCCCGGCCAAAGCCGTCGTCGGCGAGGACGTCCCGGTGCGGGCGACTGTCTTCCGGGAAGGGCATGACGGCCTCGGTGCCACCGTGCGCCTGTTCGGTCCCGACGGCGCCGAAGTGCAGCGGGTGCACATGCGGCCGGGCCGTCCCGGCCTCGACGAGTTCCTTGCGACGCTGCGCCCGGCCGAGCTCGGGTTGCACACGTTCGTGGTCGAGGGCTGGTCGGACCCGGTCGGCACGTGGCGGCACGCCGCGCAGGTGAAGGTGGCGGCGGGCATGGACGTGCAGCTCATGCTCGACGAGGGCGTCGCCCTGTTCTCGCGCGCCGCCGCCGACGACAATCGTTCTGCCGAGGACCGGGAGCTGTTCGCCCGTCTGTCTCGTGCGCTGGCGGACGAGACCGTCGAACCGGTCCGTCGCCTCGAGGCGCTCGAGGCCGATGACGTCGACCGGATGCTCGCCGCGCGTCCGGTCCGCGAGCTGGTCTCCAGCTCCGAGGAGTATCCCCTCGACGTGCAGCGGCGCCTGGCTGGCCGGGGCGCCTGGTATGAGTTCTTCCCGCGTTCGGAGGGAGCCCGCTACGACGAGGCCCTCGGACGCTGGGTCTCCGGCACGTTCTGCACTGCCGCGCAGCGCCTGGACGCGGTGGCGGCCATGGGGTTCGAGGTGGTGTACCTGCCGCCGATCCACCCGATCGGCCGGACCCACCGCAAGGGTCCGAACAACACGCTGCAGGCCGGCCTGCAGGACCCCGGCTCCCCGTGGGCCATCGGCGCGGCCGAGGGCGGGCACGACACGGTTCACCCGGACCTCGGCACCCTTGAGGACTTCGCGAGGTTCGTCGCCCGGGCCCATGAGCTGGACCTCGAGGTGGCCCTGGACCTCGCCCTGCAGTGCGCTCCGGACCACCCGTGGGTGGCGGAGCACCCGGAGTGGTTCACGACCCGCGTCGACGGGTCGATCGCCTATGCCGAGAACCCGCCGAAGAAGTACCAGGACATCTACCCGCTGAACTTTGACAACGACCCGAACGGCCTGAGCGAGGCCGTGCTCGAGGTCGTGCTCGGCTGGGTCGAGCGCGGGGTGCACGTGTTCCGCGTCGACAATCCGCACACCAAGCCCCTCTGGTTCTGGGAGTGGCTGATCGCCCGGGTGCGCGAGGAGGAGCCGCGCGTCGTGTTCCTGGCCGAGGCGTTCACCCGCCCGGCGATGATGCACGCGCTGGGCCGGGTCGGCTTCCAACAGTCCTACGGCTACTTCACGTGGCGGAACACCCGCGAGGAGCTCGAGGAATACCTCGAGGAGGTCACCTCACGCACCGCGGGCTTCTACCGCCCCAACTTCTTCGTGAACACCCCGGACATCCTCACGCCGTACCTGCAGACCGGCGGGCCGGGCGCGTTCAAGATCCGCGCGGTGATCGCCGCGACGTCGAACCCGCTGTGGGGCGTCTACGCCGGCTTCGAGCTGTTCGAGCATGTCCCGCGCCCGGGCGCCGAGGAGTACATCGACAACGAGAAGTACGAGTACCGGCCACGCGACTGGGCGGCGGCGGAGTCCGCCGGCGCGTCGCTGGCGCCGTACCTGCGTCGGCTCAACGAGATCCGTGCGCAGCACCCGGCCCTGCAGGACCTGCAGAACCTGACCCTGCACGCCTCGACCCACCCGGACCTTCTGGTCTACTCCAAGTCCCGCCGCGCTCGACCGGAAGGCACGCATGCGCGGGCCGAGCGCGTGACCGACGCGAGCTCTGAGGGACTGGAGGCGACCGAGGCTGTCGACACGATCCTCGTCGTCGTCACCTGCGACCCGCACCGTGTCGCCGAGGCGACGCTTCGTCTCGATCCGGCGGCCCTGTGCCTGCGACCGCAGGACCTCGACCACCACGGCCGGTTCGAGGTCGAAGACCTCATCACCGGGCAGCGGTGGCGCTGGGACGCGCAGCCCTACGTGCGCCTGGATCCCACCGACGAGCCTGCCCACGTCCTGCGCGTCGTGCGCGGTTGAGCCGCCCGCGCGTTCCCGTCCCCTCCCGAATCGAAGGTCCGCTCATGAACACCCCGCACTCCGCCCCGACTCCGGCTCGGCCCGCGCCGCTCGCAGTGGACCGGCAGACGCTTGCGGCGGTGGCCCAGGGAGCCCATCACGCCCCGCACGACGTGCTCGGGGCGCATCCGCATCCGAGGGGCGAGGCGGTCACCTACCGCGTGCTGCGGCCGCTGGCCCGAACCGTCACGGTGGTGCCTGAGGACGGCGCGGAGCCGGTCCAGCTGCAACACGAGTTCGGCGGTGTGTTCGTCGGAGCCGGTCCGGCCGAGACGGGCGGGAATCCGGTGTACCGGGTGCGCGCGACGTACGTGGCGCCGCCGCAGCACGATGACGGCCACGCCGGTGAGAGCGTCTCCCGGCAGGCCCAGACCGAGCGCGTCGTCGAACATGTGGCCGACGACCCGTATCGGCATCTGCCCACCGTGGGCGAGCTGGACCTGCACCTGATCGGCGAGGGCCGGCACGAGCGCCTGTGGGAGACGCTGGGTGCGCGCGTCGTGCACGACGAGGACGGCCCGACCGGCACCTCGTTCGCGGTGTGGGCACCGAACGCCCGGGCGGTCCGCGTCGTCGGAGACCACAACGGCTGGGACGGTCGCCTCCACGCGATGCGGGTGCTCGGCTCGTCCGGAGTGTGGGAGTTGTTCATCCCCTCGGTGGGCCATGGCGCACGGTACAAGTACGAGATCCTCGGCGCGGACGGCCACTGGCGCCAGAAGGCCGATCCGCTCGCCCGGTGGACGGAGGTGCCTCCCGCGACGGCGTCACGGGTGTGGGACTCCGCCTACGAGTTCGCGGACCAGGCGTGGATGGCCGAGCGTGCCGTGACGGACCCGCACGAGCGACCGCTGAGTGTCTACGAGGTGCACTTGGGTTCGTGGCGTCCCGGGCTCGGGTACCGCGAGCTGGCCGAGCAGCTGGTGGAGTACGTCAGCTGGCTGGGCTTCACGCACGTGGAGTTCCTCCCGGTGGCTGAGCACCCGTTCGGAGGGTCGTGGGGCTATCAGGTGACGGGCTTCTACGCCCCCACCTCGCGCTTCGGCAACCCCGACGAGTTCAAGCACCTGGTCGACGCGCTGCACCGGGCCGGCATCGGCGTCCTCGTGGACTGGGTGCCGGCGCACTTCCCGAAGGACGAGTTCGCGCTGGGCCGCTTCGACGGGACCGCGCTGTACGAGCATCCGGACCCGCGCCGAGGCGAGCACCCGGACTGGGGTACGTACGTCTTCGACTACGGGCGCCACGAGGTGCGCAACTTCTTGGTGGCGAACGCCCTCTACTGGCTCGAGGAGTTCCACATCGACGGACTGCGCGTGGACGCGGTCGCGTCCATGCTGTACCTGGACTACTCGCGCGAGGACGGACAGTGGGAGCCGAACGTGCACGGCGGCAACCACAACCTCGAGGCGATCGCGTTCCTTCAGGAGGTGAACTCGACGGCGTACCGGCTTCACCCGGGAATCCACATGATCGCGGAGGAGTCCACGGCCTTCGATGGCGTGAGCGCCCCCGTCGATGTCGGCGGCCTGGGCTTCGGCAAGAAGTGGAACATGGGGTGGATGCACGACACGCTGGCCTATCTCAGCGAGGACCCGGTGAACCGGTCATGGCATCACGGCCGGTGGACCTTCTCCATGGTCTACGCGTACTCGGAGAACTATGTGCTGCCGTTGTCCCATGACGAGGTGGTGCACGGGAAGGGGTCCCTGCTCTCGAAGATCCCCGGTGATCGCGCCCAGCAGCTGGCGACGTTGAGGGCCTACCTGGCCTATATGTGGGCGCACCCGGGCAAACAGCTGCTCTTCATGGGAGGCGAGTTCGGGCAGCCCACGGAATGGTCGGAAGGCG
Proteins encoded in this region:
- a CDS encoding maltotransferase domain-containing protein; this encodes MSAAPRPDTITGRIPVTDVQPVVQEGRFPAKAVVGEDVPVRATVFREGHDGLGATVRLFGPDGAEVQRVHMRPGRPGLDEFLATLRPAELGLHTFVVEGWSDPVGTWRHAAQVKVAAGMDVQLMLDEGVALFSRAAADDNRSAEDRELFARLSRALADETVEPVRRLEALEADDVDRMLAARPVRELVSSSEEYPLDVQRRLAGRGAWYEFFPRSEGARYDEALGRWVSGTFCTAAQRLDAVAAMGFEVVYLPPIHPIGRTHRKGPNNTLQAGLQDPGSPWAIGAAEGGHDTVHPDLGTLEDFARFVARAHELDLEVALDLALQCAPDHPWVAEHPEWFTTRVDGSIAYAENPPKKYQDIYPLNFDNDPNGLSEAVLEVVLGWVERGVHVFRVDNPHTKPLWFWEWLIARVREEEPRVVFLAEAFTRPAMMHALGRVGFQQSYGYFTWRNTREELEEYLEEVTSRTAGFYRPNFFVNTPDILTPYLQTGGPGAFKIRAVIAATSNPLWGVYAGFELFEHVPRPGAEEYIDNEKYEYRPRDWAAAESAGASLAPYLRRLNEIRAQHPALQDLQNLTLHASTHPDLLVYSKSRRARPEGTHARAERVTDASSEGLEATEAVDTILVVVTCDPHRVAEATLRLDPAALCLRPQDLDHHGRFEVEDLITGQRWRWDAQPYVRLDPTDEPAHVLRVVRG
- the glgB gene encoding 1,4-alpha-glucan branching protein GlgB, which translates into the protein MSRPRVPVPSRIEGPLMNTPHSAPTPARPAPLAVDRQTLAAVAQGAHHAPHDVLGAHPHPRGEAVTYRVLRPLARTVTVVPEDGAEPVQLQHEFGGVFVGAGPAETGGNPVYRVRATYVAPPQHDDGHAGESVSRQAQTERVVEHVADDPYRHLPTVGELDLHLIGEGRHERLWETLGARVVHDEDGPTGTSFAVWAPNARAVRVVGDHNGWDGRLHAMRVLGSSGVWELFIPSVGHGARYKYEILGADGHWRQKADPLARWTEVPPATASRVWDSAYEFADQAWMAERAVTDPHERPLSVYEVHLGSWRPGLGYRELAEQLVEYVSWLGFTHVEFLPVAEHPFGGSWGYQVTGFYAPTSRFGNPDEFKHLVDALHRAGIGVLVDWVPAHFPKDEFALGRFDGTALYEHPDPRRGEHPDWGTYVFDYGRHEVRNFLVANALYWLEEFHIDGLRVDAVASMLYLDYSREDGQWEPNVHGGNHNLEAIAFLQEVNSTAYRLHPGIHMIAEESTAFDGVSAPVDVGGLGFGKKWNMGWMHDTLAYLSEDPVNRSWHHGRWTFSMVYAYSENYVLPLSHDEVVHGKGSLLSKIPGDRAQQLATLRAYLAYMWAHPGKQLLFMGGEFGQPTEWSEGAGLDWSASWSDDHRGVQLTVRRLNDLYRKTAALWSQDHTSEGFTWLEADAAADNLLAFVRHADPKTAAEGHTDTADLICLAHLSGVSREGLRIGVPAPGPWNIVVDTDDPAYAGAGQRGTEADTVWAEAVPRHGQDHSVVLNLPALTTLWLQPANRD